Proteins from one Thermobifida alba genomic window:
- a CDS encoding branched-chain amino acid ABC transporter permease has translation MVETLINAVTLGSIYLLFALGMSVAWGTIGILNFAHGSTFMISAMVAYYLVQQVSLPMPVMILIGGAVGMLVSVLTQALVFNPIQRRNPDLLKAEMQIVVGGIGVASVLLAIAQNLTKSVPFGFSASTFTIRAYWVGPVQISNVQLVILVAAAVLAGLTAWWLRSARAGLALRAIGVNPEVASLMGVDRGRMALGTMAAAGALAGIAGILLTYYLGSIAAETGDSLLISAFAAIILGGVGSVAGVVTGTMILAFAETLVVTHLSGTWANAVAFGLIFLVLLFLPRGIFGRKEVRRT, from the coding sequence GAGACCCTGATCAACGCGGTCACCCTCGGGTCGATCTACCTGCTGTTCGCGCTCGGCATGAGCGTGGCGTGGGGGACCATCGGCATCCTCAACTTCGCCCACGGCAGCACGTTCATGATCTCCGCGATGGTGGCCTACTACCTCGTGCAGCAGGTCTCGCTGCCCATGCCGGTCATGATCCTGATCGGGGGCGCGGTGGGCATGCTGGTCTCCGTGCTGACCCAGGCGCTGGTCTTCAACCCGATCCAGCGCCGCAATCCCGACCTCCTCAAGGCCGAGATGCAGATCGTGGTGGGCGGCATCGGGGTGGCCAGCGTCCTGCTGGCCATCGCCCAGAACCTCACCAAGAGCGTGCCGTTCGGCTTCTCGGCCAGCACGTTCACGATCAGGGCCTACTGGGTCGGCCCGGTGCAGATCTCCAACGTGCAACTGGTCATTCTGGTGGCGGCCGCCGTCCTGGCCGGGCTGACCGCGTGGTGGCTGCGGTCGGCCCGGGCCGGGCTGGCCCTGCGCGCCATCGGCGTCAACCCCGAGGTCGCCAGCCTCATGGGCGTCGACCGGGGACGGATGGCGCTCGGCACGATGGCGGCGGCCGGGGCCCTGGCCGGGATCGCCGGGATCCTGCTGACCTACTACCTGGGGTCGATCGCCGCGGAGACCGGAGACAGCCTCCTCATCAGCGCGTTCGCGGCGATCATTCTCGGCGGCGTCGGATCGGTCGCCGGCGTGGTCACCGGAACGATGATCCTGGCCTTCGCCGAGACGCTCGTGGTGACCCACCTGTCGGGCACCTGGGCCAACGCGGTGGCTTTCGGGCTCATCTTCCTGGTGCTGCTCTTCCTGCCCCGCGGCATCTTCGGCCGTAAGGAGGTACGGCGGACGTGA
- a CDS encoding branched-chain amino acid ABC transporter permease, with protein sequence MIWYEANLVLIEATFINFLLALSIQIPLRVGVFSFAGVGSYGIGAYAAAILTIRYDVPAFAAIGAAVVLAAVVGYLFSLVVARLSGLYLAMATVAFVLIISVLAVNGGELTGGAHGLYGALSDLTTGGVIAVCVVVAALLTLTERGPLRRRIEAVREDPELSLSMGIGVVPMRQLAFTVSGALGACAGAMNTLLRTTVSPEELNFHLIVLALTMVVIGGSRSWVGAFIGAVIFTWLPSLLSVVGEWQGVVYGVVVVLAAIFMPTGLVGAVKDLHRRIRGRNRTVPTASDDVKEEREVFETLSDDSTEGVR encoded by the coding sequence GTGATCTGGTACGAGGCGAACCTGGTCCTGATCGAGGCCACGTTCATCAACTTCCTCCTGGCGCTGAGCATCCAGATCCCGCTGCGGGTCGGAGTCTTCTCCTTCGCCGGCGTCGGAAGCTACGGGATCGGCGCCTACGCCGCGGCGATCCTGACCATCCGCTACGACGTCCCCGCCTTCGCCGCGATCGGCGCCGCCGTCGTCCTCGCGGCGGTCGTCGGCTACCTCTTCTCCCTGGTGGTGGCCCGGCTCAGCGGCCTGTACCTGGCGATGGCCACGGTCGCGTTCGTGCTGATCATCTCGGTGCTCGCGGTCAACGGCGGCGAGCTGACCGGGGGCGCGCACGGCCTGTACGGGGCGCTCAGCGACCTGACCACCGGCGGCGTGATCGCGGTGTGCGTCGTGGTGGCGGCGCTGCTCACGCTCACCGAACGGGGACCGCTGCGCAGGCGGATCGAGGCGGTCCGGGAGGACCCGGAGCTGTCCCTGTCCATGGGCATCGGGGTCGTTCCGATGCGGCAGCTGGCCTTCACCGTCAGCGGCGCGCTCGGCGCGTGCGCCGGCGCGATGAACACGCTGCTGCGCACCACCGTCTCTCCCGAGGAGCTCAACTTCCACCTGATCGTCCTCGCCCTGACGATGGTCGTCATCGGCGGTTCCCGGTCGTGGGTCGGCGCCTTCATCGGCGCCGTGATCTTCACCTGGCTGCCGAGCCTGCTGTCGGTCGTGGGCGAGTGGCAGGGCGTCGTCTACGGCGTGGTCGTCGTCCTCGCCGCGATCTTCATGCCGACCGGCCTGGTGGGCGCGGTCAAGGACCTCCACCGGCGGATCCGCGGCCGCAACAGGACGGTCCCGACCGCTTCGGACGACGTCAAGGAGGAGCGCGAGGTGTTCGAGACGCTCAGCGACGACTCCACGGAGGGGGTGCGATGA
- a CDS encoding ABC transporter ATP-binding protein, protein MTTAQTAPPVLEAEDVAVHYGGIKAVDGFGLRLPAGKIYGILGPNGSGKSTFLAAVTRLVPLTRGRLLIDGREYHTESPTTLARKGLARTFQTVRLLPELTVLENVQLGADTNASGGRLRSWLGRDKPSEAVEEAIERTGLGDVRSAWPGELSYGMARRVEIARALAARPRLLLLDEPTAGMNHSERQEVSELMRKLRDEGLAQLIVEHDVQMMVDTCDHLVAMNSGTLVAEGSPSEVVSHPAVQEAYLGKRWRSHA, encoded by the coding sequence ATGACGACGGCCCAGACCGCGCCTCCCGTGCTGGAGGCCGAGGACGTGGCGGTGCACTACGGCGGCATCAAGGCCGTGGACGGCTTCGGGCTCCGGCTTCCGGCGGGGAAGATCTACGGAATCCTCGGCCCGAACGGCTCCGGCAAGAGCACCTTCCTGGCGGCCGTGACCCGGCTGGTGCCGCTCACCCGGGGACGTCTGCTCATCGACGGCAGGGAGTACCACACGGAGTCGCCGACCACGCTGGCCCGCAAGGGCCTGGCCCGGACCTTCCAGACCGTGCGGCTGCTGCCGGAGCTGACCGTCCTGGAGAACGTCCAGCTCGGCGCGGACACGAACGCCTCCGGAGGACGGCTGAGGTCCTGGCTGGGCCGGGACAAGCCGTCCGAGGCGGTCGAGGAGGCGATCGAGCGGACCGGGCTGGGCGACGTCCGTTCCGCCTGGCCGGGGGAGCTGTCCTACGGAATGGCGCGCCGGGTGGAGATCGCCCGGGCCCTGGCGGCGCGGCCGCGGCTGCTCCTGCTCGACGAGCCGACCGCGGGCATGAACCACTCCGAGCGGCAGGAGGTCTCGGAGCTGATGCGCAAACTGCGGGACGAGGGGCTGGCCCAGCTGATCGTCGAGCACGACGTCCAGATGATGGTGGACACCTGCGACCACCTCGTGGCGATGAACTCCGGCACGCTCGTGGCCGAGGGCTCGCCCTCGGAGGTCGTCTCCCATCCCGCGGTGCAGGAGGCCTATCTGGGGAAGCGGTGGCGGTCCCATGCTTGA
- a CDS encoding ABC transporter ATP-binding protein, whose translation MLEIRDLHVSYGKIEAVRGVSASAAPGRITLVLGANGAGKTTTLRAAMGLLPVRSGEVVLDGTPVTGRPTHRIVREGLALVPEGRQVFAPLTVEENLTLGGYTVSREKASGTLERAYEMFPILKERRNGPAGLLSGGEQQMLAFGRALMSSPRAMMLDEPSMGLAPTMVESVFGAVRTIADSGIALLMVEQNADMGLEIADDVVVVARGEVVFSGPAEQARRNTSVVRAFLGEAALGS comes from the coding sequence ATGCTTGAGATCCGTGATCTGCACGTCAGCTACGGAAAGATCGAGGCCGTCCGCGGGGTGAGCGCCTCGGCGGCCCCCGGCCGGATCACCCTGGTGCTCGGGGCCAACGGCGCGGGCAAGACCACGACGCTGCGGGCGGCCATGGGCCTGCTGCCGGTCCGCTCGGGCGAGGTGGTGCTGGACGGCACGCCGGTCACCGGCCGGCCGACCCACCGCATCGTGCGCGAGGGCCTGGCCCTGGTGCCGGAGGGGCGGCAGGTCTTCGCCCCGCTGACCGTGGAGGAGAACCTGACCCTCGGCGGCTACACCGTGAGCCGGGAGAAGGCGTCGGGAACCCTGGAGCGCGCCTACGAGATGTTCCCCATCCTCAAGGAGCGGCGCAACGGTCCGGCCGGCCTGCTCAGCGGCGGGGAGCAGCAGATGCTCGCCTTCGGACGGGCGCTGATGTCCTCGCCGCGGGCGATGATGCTGGACGAGCCCTCCATGGGGCTGGCCCCCACGATGGTCGAGTCCGTGTTCGGCGCGGTCCGCACCATCGCCGACTCCGGCATCGCGCTGCTCATGGTGGAGCAGAACGCCGACATGGGGCTGGAGATCGCCGACGACGTCGTGGTCGTGGCGCGCGGTGAGGTGGTGTTCAGCGGCCCGGCGGAGCAGGCCCGCCGCAACACCTCGGTGGTCCGCGCCTTCCTGGGGGAGGCGGCGCTCGGTTCCTGA
- a CDS encoding MFS transporter, with protein MSRTPTETSEVSPSRVIVPLVLGGLTYAMSQNAIVPVLAEIQRATGSTVSEAAWVVTGFFISSAVLAVIAGRLGDLLGRKPVLLAVLALFALGGVIAAAGGSLGAVVAGRVVMGAAGGVFPLAFAILGRLLPRDRAAVGMGMVSSMLGLGGALGLPLGGLVADHFGYQGLFWGSAGMAAVSLAAIAVLVPGVPGHGEGRIDWTGAVLLTFALSTVLLAVSQGATWGWRSAPVVALVGAGSAALVALLVVERRVRDPLINLGLMRVRNVWLAHVIGFLVNCGQITAFLLVPQMVQMPAGGGVGLGAGATQAGMYLLPFSLTTLVAGALTGRAVARFGTRPPLAVGAASAVAGLAILAFCPTSPATVLLGAGITGIGGGTVYSVLPVLISESVPEHEVGATNGINTIIRTISMALLSQVTTVVLVLWTPEGAQYPLRAGFTIDYSLAALLNLLALFLVPLVVSTVAGGARRSGRGRRAGRAAARDPESERTAAGDHPRSETSDDRRTTG; from the coding sequence GTGTCGCGAACCCCGACCGAAACCTCCGAGGTCTCCCCGAGCCGGGTCATCGTCCCGCTGGTCCTCGGCGGACTGACCTACGCCATGTCGCAGAACGCGATCGTCCCGGTCCTCGCGGAGATCCAGCGCGCCACCGGCTCCACCGTCAGCGAGGCGGCCTGGGTGGTCACCGGCTTCTTCATCTCCTCGGCGGTGCTGGCCGTGATCGCCGGGCGCCTGGGGGACCTGCTCGGCCGCAAGCCGGTGCTGCTCGCCGTGCTGGCCCTGTTCGCGCTCGGCGGCGTGATCGCCGCGGCGGGCGGATCGCTGGGCGCGGTGGTCGCCGGACGGGTGGTCATGGGGGCGGCGGGCGGCGTCTTCCCGCTGGCCTTCGCCATTCTCGGCCGGCTGCTGCCCCGGGACCGGGCGGCGGTCGGCATGGGCATGGTCAGCTCCATGCTCGGCCTGGGCGGCGCGCTCGGGCTGCCCCTGGGCGGCCTGGTCGCCGACCACTTCGGCTACCAGGGGCTCTTCTGGGGCTCGGCGGGCATGGCGGCGGTGTCCCTGGCCGCGATCGCGGTCCTGGTGCCGGGGGTGCCCGGACACGGCGAGGGCCGGATCGACTGGACCGGCGCGGTCCTGCTCACCTTCGCGCTGAGCACCGTGCTGCTCGCGGTCAGCCAGGGGGCGACGTGGGGATGGCGCTCCGCCCCGGTCGTCGCCCTGGTCGGCGCGGGGAGCGCGGCCCTGGTCGCGCTGCTGGTGGTGGAGCGCCGGGTCCGCGACCCGCTGATCAACCTGGGCCTGATGCGGGTGCGCAACGTCTGGCTGGCGCACGTCATCGGATTCCTGGTGAACTGCGGGCAGATCACGGCCTTCCTGCTGGTGCCGCAGATGGTCCAGATGCCGGCCGGGGGCGGGGTCGGCCTGGGGGCGGGGGCGACCCAGGCCGGGATGTACCTGCTGCCCTTCTCGCTGACCACCCTGGTGGCGGGGGCGCTGACCGGCCGGGCCGTCGCACGCTTCGGGACCCGGCCCCCGCTGGCGGTGGGCGCGGCCTCGGCCGTGGCCGGACTGGCGATCCTGGCCTTCTGCCCGACCAGCCCGGCCACGGTCCTGCTCGGGGCGGGGATCACCGGGATCGGCGGCGGAACGGTCTACAGCGTGCTCCCGGTCCTCATCTCCGAGTCGGTGCCGGAGCACGAGGTGGGCGCGACCAACGGGATCAACACCATCATCCGCACCATCTCCATGGCGCTCCTGTCGCAGGTGACCACGGTGGTGCTGGTCCTGTGGACCCCCGAGGGGGCGCAGTACCCGCTGCGGGCGGGGTTCACGATCGACTACAGCCTGGCCGCGCTGCTCAACCTGCTGGCCCTGTTCCTGGTGCCGCTGGTGGTCTCCACCGTGGCGGGCGGCGCCCGGCGGAGCGGGCGGGGACGGCGCGCGGGGCGCGCCGCGGCGCGGGACCCGGAGTCGGAGCGGACAGCGGCCGGGGACCACCCGCGGAGCGAGACATCCGATGACAGGAGGACAACGGGATGA
- a CDS encoding nuclear transport factor 2 family protein: MTEDVERRLRRLEDRAEIHDLVARYALAVDDRDYAALAGMYAADAVFDHAGAVLRGREAIVEFLRERAKLNGRTVHSPHTIAIEWVDDDTARGTVAGHAEIERDGEFLLAAFRYHDSYVRQDGAWRFRERRSKFLYVTPVQHLAEIFRTPLTLRWPGTEPAPSEL; this comes from the coding sequence ATGACCGAGGACGTCGAGCGGCGGCTGCGCCGCCTGGAGGACCGGGCGGAGATCCACGACCTGGTCGCACGCTACGCCCTGGCGGTGGACGACCGCGACTACGCCGCGCTGGCCGGGATGTACGCCGCCGACGCGGTGTTCGACCACGCGGGGGCCGTCCTGCGCGGCCGTGAGGCGATCGTGGAGTTCCTGCGGGAGCGGGCGAAGCTGAACGGCAGGACCGTGCACTCGCCGCACACCATCGCGATCGAGTGGGTGGACGACGACACGGCGCGGGGCACCGTCGCCGGGCACGCCGAAATCGAACGCGACGGGGAGTTCCTCCTCGCCGCGTTCCGCTACCACGACTCCTACGTCCGGCAGGACGGCGCCTGGCGGTTCCGGGAGCGCAGGTCGAAGTTCCTCTACGTCACCCCGGTGCAGCACCTCGCGGAGATCTTCCGCACCCCGCTCACCCTGCGCTGGCCGGGGACCGAACCCGCGCCGAGCGAACTGTGA
- a CDS encoding amidohydrolase family protein: MIIDAHTHVWPEKIAAKALAGRVPGMEALYDGTVPGLKRSMAAAGIDHCVAFGIADHARHVDRANEFISSQRSDWLTPFGTVHLDLSVEENMEILQRHGIKGVKLHPLYQRFSLDDRRLWDLFDAFGSDIAVITHVGFGGEGSANDNSTPQMLADVVRNFPKLRLMACHFGGFRRLDDAEKYVVGLPLVLETSWPPSLAEIPTERLRALVHRHGPDRMIFGSDWPMVDPAAEIEAIRRLELHPDDEAAILGGNLARILGLES; this comes from the coding sequence ATGATCATCGACGCACACACCCATGTCTGGCCGGAGAAGATCGCGGCCAAGGCCCTGGCCGGACGCGTTCCCGGCATGGAGGCGCTGTACGACGGCACCGTCCCCGGGCTGAAGCGCTCCATGGCGGCCGCCGGGATCGACCACTGCGTCGCCTTCGGCATCGCCGACCACGCCCGCCACGTCGACCGCGCCAACGAGTTCATCTCCTCCCAGCGCAGCGACTGGCTCACCCCGTTCGGCACCGTCCACCTCGACCTGTCGGTCGAGGAGAACATGGAGATCCTGCAGCGCCACGGCATCAAGGGCGTGAAGCTGCACCCGCTGTACCAGCGGTTCTCCCTGGACGACCGGCGGCTGTGGGACCTGTTCGACGCCTTCGGCTCCGACATCGCGGTCATCACCCACGTGGGCTTCGGCGGGGAGGGCTCGGCCAACGACAACTCCACCCCGCAGATGCTCGCCGACGTGGTGCGCAACTTCCCGAAGCTGCGGCTGATGGCCTGCCACTTCGGCGGCTTCCGGCGGCTGGACGACGCGGAGAAGTACGTGGTGGGGCTGCCCCTGGTGCTGGAGACCTCGTGGCCGCCGAGCCTGGCCGAGATCCCCACCGAGCGGCTGCGCGCCCTGGTGCACCGGCACGGCCCCGACCGGATGATCTTCGGCTCCGACTGGCCGATGGTGGACCCGGCCGCCGAGATCGAGGCCATCCGGCGGCTGGAACTGCACCCCGACGACGAGGCCGCGATCCTGGGCGGCAACCTCGCCCGGATCCTCGGCCTGGAGAGCTGA
- a CDS encoding SDR family NAD(P)-dependent oxidoreductase gives MAGELEGKVALVTGASRGIGAAIARGYAERGALVVGAARSTDQLRELEAKDPERISTATVDLRDEESLNGLVDLVVERHGRIDILVNNAGVAPAADFATEPVAQWRSTLEVNVIAPMTLAQAAGRHFITQGGGKIINIASTTGVRGKPGLVGYATSKGAVVRFTESLAAEWARHNIQVNCIAPGAFATDAQSAVLESPDLLHRRVRRIPAKRMGDVSELVPLACLLAAPGSDFITGSVFVIDGGESGKL, from the coding sequence ATGGCGGGAGAACTCGAAGGCAAGGTCGCGCTCGTCACCGGTGCCAGCCGCGGCATCGGGGCCGCGATCGCCCGCGGCTACGCCGAACGCGGCGCGCTGGTGGTCGGCGCGGCCCGCTCCACCGACCAGCTGCGCGAACTGGAGGCCAAGGACCCGGAGCGCATCTCCACCGCCACCGTCGACCTGCGCGACGAGGAGTCGCTGAACGGCCTGGTCGACCTCGTCGTCGAGCGGCACGGCCGGATCGACATCCTGGTCAACAACGCCGGCGTGGCCCCGGCCGCCGACTTCGCCACCGAACCCGTCGCACAGTGGCGCAGCACCCTGGAGGTCAACGTCATCGCCCCGATGACGCTGGCCCAGGCCGCCGGACGCCACTTCATCACCCAGGGCGGCGGCAAGATCATCAACATCGCCTCGACCACCGGCGTGCGCGGCAAGCCCGGCCTGGTCGGCTACGCCACCTCCAAGGGCGCGGTGGTGCGGTTCACCGAGTCGCTGGCCGCGGAGTGGGCCCGCCACAACATCCAGGTCAACTGCATCGCCCCCGGCGCGTTCGCCACCGACGCGCAGAGCGCGGTGCTGGAGTCGCCCGACCTGCTGCACCGCAGGGTGCGCCGCATCCCCGCCAAGCGCATGGGGGACGTCTCCGAACTGGTGCCGCTGGCCTGCCTGCTGGCCGCACCCGGCTCCGACTTCATCACCGGATCGGTCTTCGTCATCGACGGCGGCGAGTCCGGGAAACTGTGA
- a CDS encoding enoyl-CoA hydratase/isomerase family protein, which translates to MAEEDVLVERRGQVAWIRLNRPERFNAFDGPMARSVVAAIEDCVDSGVIVITGEGRGFCAGGYLATMDDPDPREVRAMYEGSLALLDAIRTSPRPVIAAVNGAAAGGGNELVIACDLAVASSKATFGQTGPRVGSAPVLGGTNIMPIQIGEKRAKELSFLCRRYTAAQALEMGLVNAVVEPEELESTVEEWAAELLALSPRYLEIAKISSNLWWNSARDSFRSGIGMLAQAIASHDMLEGARAFAEKRPPRFAPLFTSPEEN; encoded by the coding sequence ATGGCAGAGGAAGACGTGCTCGTCGAACGGCGAGGACAGGTCGCCTGGATTCGACTGAACCGTCCGGAACGGTTCAACGCCTTTGACGGACCGATGGCACGGTCCGTGGTCGCAGCGATCGAGGACTGCGTCGACAGCGGTGTGATCGTGATCACGGGTGAGGGGAGGGGATTCTGCGCGGGCGGCTACCTGGCCACCATGGACGACCCCGACCCGCGTGAGGTGCGCGCCATGTACGAGGGCTCGCTCGCCCTCCTCGACGCGATCCGCACCTCTCCGCGCCCGGTCATCGCCGCCGTCAACGGCGCGGCGGCCGGCGGCGGCAACGAACTGGTCATCGCCTGCGACCTGGCCGTCGCCTCGTCGAAGGCCACCTTCGGCCAGACCGGCCCCCGGGTCGGCAGCGCCCCCGTCCTCGGCGGCACCAACATCATGCCGATCCAGATCGGGGAGAAGCGCGCCAAGGAGCTGTCCTTCCTCTGCCGCCGCTACACCGCGGCCCAGGCCCTGGAGATGGGACTGGTCAACGCGGTCGTGGAACCCGAGGAGCTGGAGTCCACCGTCGAGGAGTGGGCGGCCGAACTCCTCGCGCTCAGCCCCCGCTACCTGGAGATCGCCAAGATCAGCTCCAACCTGTGGTGGAACAGCGCCCGCGACTCCTTCCGCTCCGGGATCGGCATGCTCGCCCAGGCCATCGCCAGCCACGACATGCTCGAAGGCGCCCGGGCCTTCGCCGAGAAGCGGCCCCCCCGTTTCGCCCCCCTCTTCACCAGCCCCGAGGAGAACTGA
- a CDS encoding ATP-dependent acyl-CoA ligase, which produces MRTYKDLRPAFPDREDWALPTVLRRRVELAPDAIYLDAPEEGRRWTYAETLATAENVGRSLLAEGSPGDRVLIMARNSSAFIFTWLGSAMAGMVEVPINTAYKGDFLTHQVRVSRPRWAVIDAELAERFTEVASECADIERFWVIDNGDVDAAITALREAGWRADRWEELTTEREGELPEVSPRSLASIFFTSGTTGPSKGVAMPHAQMFFFSAETACLTRLTDRDAAMAVTPLFHGNAQFMSAYPALLSGARFVLRSRFSASRWIDQIRESQVTVTNFIGVMMDFVYKQPRRPDDADNPLRCIFAAPTASSILEDFKKRFGIEAFVEVFGLTETSAPILSPYGEDRPAGAAGLAADDWFDVRLVDPETDEEVPVGEVGELVVRPKVPWITSMGYYGMPEKTAEAWRNLWFHTGDALRRDADGWYYFVDRYKDALRRRGENISSYEVEQAILGYDAVVECAVIAVPAEVDAGEDEVMACVVVREPISPEDLWKWCDSRLPAFAVPRFLRFVETLPKTPSEKVQKAVLREEGITADTHDRLAGQQR; this is translated from the coding sequence ATGCGCACCTACAAGGATCTCCGCCCCGCCTTCCCCGACCGCGAGGACTGGGCCCTGCCCACGGTGCTGCGCCGCCGTGTCGAGCTGGCCCCCGACGCGATCTACCTGGACGCCCCGGAGGAGGGCCGGCGCTGGACCTACGCCGAGACGCTGGCCACCGCCGAGAACGTCGGCCGCTCGCTGCTCGCCGAGGGCTCTCCCGGCGACCGGGTGCTCATCATGGCCCGCAACTCCTCGGCGTTCATCTTCACCTGGCTGGGCAGTGCCATGGCGGGCATGGTCGAGGTCCCCATCAACACCGCCTACAAGGGCGACTTCCTCACCCACCAGGTGCGCGTCTCGCGGCCCCGCTGGGCGGTCATCGACGCCGAGCTCGCCGAGCGCTTCACCGAGGTGGCCTCCGAGTGCGCCGACATCGAGCGCTTCTGGGTCATCGACAACGGCGACGTCGACGCGGCGATCACCGCGCTGCGCGAGGCCGGGTGGCGGGCCGACCGCTGGGAGGAGCTGACCACCGAGCGCGAGGGCGAACTGCCCGAGGTCTCGCCGCGCTCCCTGGCCTCCATCTTCTTCACCTCCGGCACCACCGGCCCGTCCAAGGGCGTGGCGATGCCGCACGCGCAGATGTTCTTCTTCTCCGCGGAGACCGCCTGCCTGACCCGGCTCACCGACCGCGACGCGGCCATGGCGGTCACCCCGCTGTTCCACGGCAACGCCCAGTTCATGTCGGCCTACCCGGCGCTGCTCAGCGGCGCCCGGTTCGTGCTGCGCAGCCGGTTCAGCGCCAGCCGGTGGATCGACCAGATCCGCGAGTCGCAGGTCACGGTCACCAACTTCATCGGCGTCATGATGGACTTCGTCTACAAGCAGCCGCGCCGCCCCGACGACGCCGACAACCCGCTGCGCTGCATCTTCGCCGCCCCCACCGCCTCCTCCATCCTGGAGGACTTCAAGAAGCGCTTCGGCATCGAGGCCTTCGTCGAGGTCTTCGGCCTCACCGAGACCTCCGCGCCGATCCTGTCGCCCTACGGCGAGGACCGCCCCGCGGGCGCGGCCGGACTCGCCGCCGACGACTGGTTCGACGTGCGCCTGGTCGACCCCGAGACCGACGAGGAGGTCCCCGTCGGCGAGGTCGGCGAGCTGGTCGTGCGCCCCAAGGTCCCGTGGATCACCAGCATGGGCTACTACGGGATGCCGGAGAAGACCGCCGAGGCCTGGCGCAACCTGTGGTTCCACACCGGCGACGCGCTGCGCCGCGACGCCGACGGCTGGTACTACTTCGTCGACCGCTACAAGGACGCGCTGCGCCGCCGCGGCGAGAACATCAGCTCCTACGAGGTCGAGCAGGCCATCCTCGGCTACGACGCGGTGGTGGAGTGCGCGGTCATCGCGGTGCCCGCCGAGGTCGACGCGGGCGAGGACGAGGTCATGGCGTGCGTGGTCGTGCGCGAGCCGATCTCCCCCGAGGACCTGTGGAAGTGGTGCGACTCCCGACTCCCGGCCTTCGCCGTCCCGCGCTTCCTGCGCTTCGTGGAGACGCTGCCCAAGACCCCCTCGGAGAAGGTGCAGAAGGCCGTGCTGCGGGAGGAGGGCATCACCGCCGACACCCACGACCGGCTGGCCGGTCAGCAGCGCTGA
- a CDS encoding LLM class flavin-dependent oxidoreductase has protein sequence MALKFGLAIMNDFPPDVVPADRIAAMREQVRIARDSGISSIWVLQHYLGNMPTLQPVPILSALAQEAGDMTLGTNMFILPLHHPVQVAEDFATLDHITGGRAIAGFGMGYRENEFDSFGVPMDQRVTRFEESVSLIRQLWSGERITFEGTHYSVRDQHISLKPVQPGGPQIWIGAGPHKKGAQRAARLGDAWIVPPHVSPEKLKVVLGHYQAERERLGRGPSELVVRRELLLDRDAERARELGLRYRGALTRKYAEFNAPEKGENYRHLSTEQAAVEVADSSYLFTDPEGAIRALKDLESQGLTYIVLRAQWYDTPQEQVLSTLELFKNEVLPAFR, from the coding sequence ATGGCGCTGAAGTTCGGTCTCGCCATCATGAACGACTTCCCCCCGGACGTGGTCCCCGCCGACCGCATCGCCGCCATGCGGGAGCAGGTCCGGATCGCCCGCGACTCGGGCATCTCGTCCATCTGGGTGCTGCAGCACTACCTCGGCAACATGCCGACCCTCCAGCCGGTGCCGATCCTGTCCGCGCTGGCCCAGGAGGCGGGCGACATGACCCTGGGCACCAACATGTTCATCCTGCCCCTGCACCACCCGGTCCAGGTCGCCGAGGACTTCGCGACCCTCGACCACATCACCGGCGGCCGCGCCATCGCCGGGTTCGGCATGGGCTACCGGGAGAACGAGTTCGACTCCTTCGGCGTCCCGATGGACCAGCGTGTGACCCGCTTCGAGGAGAGCGTCTCGCTGATCCGCCAACTGTGGTCGGGCGAGCGGATCACCTTCGAGGGGACCCACTACTCCGTCCGCGACCAGCACATCAGCCTCAAGCCGGTCCAGCCGGGCGGCCCGCAGATCTGGATCGGCGCGGGCCCGCACAAGAAGGGCGCCCAGCGCGCCGCGCGGCTCGGCGACGCCTGGATCGTCCCGCCGCACGTCAGCCCGGAGAAGCTGAAGGTCGTCCTGGGCCACTACCAGGCCGAACGCGAACGCCTGGGCCGCGGCCCCTCCGAACTGGTGGTGCGCCGGGAGCTGCTGCTCGACCGCGACGCCGAGCGCGCCCGGGAACTGGGGCTGCGCTACCGCGGCGCGCTCACCCGCAAGTACGCGGAGTTCAACGCGCCGGAGAAGGGCGAGAACTACCGCCACCTGAGCACGGAGCAGGCCGCGGTGGAGGTCGCCGACTCCTCCTACCTGTTCACCGACCCCGAGGGCGCCATCCGCGCGCTCAAGGACCTGGAGAGCCAGGGGCTGACCTACATCGTGCTGCGGGCGCAGTGGTACGACACCCCGCAGGAGCAGGTCCTGTCCACGCTGGAACTGTTCAAGAACGAGGTGCTGCCCGCGTTCCGCTGA